Proteins encoded by one window of Cyclobacteriaceae bacterium:
- a CDS encoding PspC domain-containing protein yields MGNLMEKIQFNLEEYTFGVCTRLGEKLGIATSHIRLFFIYASFITFGSPVIIYLGLAFIMNLRKSLRKRSPIWDY; encoded by the coding sequence ATGGGTAATCTGATGGAGAAAATTCAGTTTAATCTTGAAGAATACACCTTTGGAGTGTGTACCAGGCTTGGTGAAAAGCTTGGAATTGCCACATCTCATATCCGGTTGTTCTTCATTTATGCCTCGTTTATCACGTTTGGTTCCCCGGTTATCATTTACCTGGGGTTGGCCTTTATCATGAATTTGCGCAAGTCTTTGCGCAAGAGAAGTCCTATTTGGGATTATTAG
- a CDS encoding pyruvate dehydrogenase complex E1 component subunit beta — MREIQFREALREAMSEEMRRDPSVLLMGEEVAEYNGAYKVSQGMLDEFGPERVIDTPISELGFTGVGIGAAMNGLRPIVEFMTFNFSLVAIDQIINSAAKMYSMSGGQYNVPIVFRGATGNAGQLGAQHSQNFENWYANCPGLKVVVPSNPYDAKGLLKSSIRDNDPVIFMESELMYGDKGEVPAEEYLIPIGQADIKRSGTDVTIATFGKITKVAMAAAEELAKDNISVEVVDLRSVRPIDYATIVESVKKTNRLVIVEEAWPLASISTEITYHVQKHAFDYLDAPVHRITNADAPLPYAPTLIQAILPNVERTVKAVKAVMYRD, encoded by the coding sequence ATGCGAGAAATTCAATTCAGAGAAGCCCTGCGTGAGGCCATGAGCGAAGAAATGCGGAGAGACCCAAGCGTTTTATTAATGGGTGAAGAAGTAGCCGAATATAATGGCGCCTACAAGGTTAGCCAGGGCATGCTGGATGAATTTGGACCTGAGCGGGTTATTGACACCCCTATCTCAGAACTCGGATTCACTGGTGTTGGTATCGGTGCAGCCATGAACGGCCTGAGGCCGATTGTTGAATTCATGACCTTCAACTTTTCGCTGGTTGCGATTGACCAAATCATCAACTCTGCCGCCAAAATGTATTCCATGTCGGGCGGACAGTACAACGTACCCATTGTTTTCCGTGGTGCAACCGGTAATGCCGGCCAGTTGGGTGCACAACACTCGCAAAACTTTGAAAACTGGTATGCCAACTGTCCGGGGTTAAAAGTGGTTGTTCCTTCCAACCCATATGATGCAAAAGGATTATTGAAATCTTCCATCCGCGATAACGATCCGGTAATCTTCATGGAATCAGAATTGATGTATGGTGATAAGGGAGAAGTTCCTGCAGAGGAATACCTAATCCCGATTGGTCAGGCTGATATAAAGCGTTCCGGTACAGATGTTACCATCGCCACCTTTGGTAAAATAACCAAGGTTGCTATGGCGGCTGCCGAAGAGTTGGCCAAAGATAACATCTCCGTTGAAGTCGTGGATTTACGAAGCGTCAGGCCGATCGACTACGCAACCATTGTTGAATCCGTAAAGAAAACAAATCGATTGGTTATTGTTGAAGAGGCGTGGCCGTTGGCATCCATCTCAACAGAAATCACCTACCACGTGCAGAAACACGCTTTCGATTATTTAGATGCACCTGTTCACCGCATCACCAATGCGGATGCACCGCTCCCGTATGCACCAACGTTGATTCAGGCCATATTGCCAAACGTGGAGCGTACCGTGAAGGCTGTGAAAGCCGTAATGTACCGCGACTAA
- a CDS encoding flavin reductase family protein yields MVIDPKEVHFSKVHGYLLSAVVPRPIAFASTIDKDGNVNLSPFSFFNCFGANPPILVFSPARRGRDNTVKNTYENVLEVPETVISMVSYNMVQQMSLASAEYPKGVNEFVKAGFTEVKSTLVKPPRVGESPASFECKVLQVIKTGEEGAAGNLVVCEVILMHIKDEILGDDGKIDPFKLDAVSRMGGDWYCRAAGDNLFKLPQPGNKLGIGMDHLPEAIRNSKILTGNELALLAGVEKIPGVADHMLTDQDRGALQLGDEVVHKHAQAYLKAGKVAEAWNLLLSQK; encoded by the coding sequence ATGGTAATCGATCCTAAAGAAGTTCATTTTAGTAAAGTACACGGTTACCTGCTGAGTGCTGTAGTACCCCGTCCAATTGCATTTGCAAGTACTATTGATAAAGATGGAAATGTAAACCTGAGCCCATTCAGTTTTTTCAATTGTTTCGGGGCGAATCCGCCCATACTGGTTTTTTCGCCTGCCCGAAGGGGACGCGATAACACGGTGAAAAATACATATGAAAATGTGCTGGAGGTTCCTGAGACGGTGATTAGTATGGTAAGTTATAATATGGTGCAGCAGATGTCGCTGGCTAGTGCAGAATATCCGAAAGGTGTTAACGAATTTGTGAAAGCCGGTTTTACAGAAGTGAAATCAACGTTGGTAAAACCACCGCGGGTAGGTGAGTCGCCCGCATCGTTTGAATGTAAGGTGCTGCAGGTAATTAAAACCGGTGAAGAGGGAGCGGCTGGAAACCTTGTGGTATGTGAAGTGATACTCATGCACATTAAGGATGAGATACTGGGTGATGATGGAAAAATTGACCCGTTTAAGCTGGATGCTGTTTCGCGTATGGGTGGTGACTGGTATTGCCGTGCAGCTGGCGATAACCTGTTTAAATTGCCACAGCCGGGAAACAAACTTGGAATTGGCATGGATCACCTTCCGGAAGCTATTCGCAATAGTAAAATACTTACTGGTAATGAACTGGCTTTATTGGCCGGTGTAGAAAAAATTCCGGGGGTAGCTGATCACATGCTCACCGATCAGGATAGGGGTGCCTTGCAACTTGGTGATGAGGTTGTACACAAACATGCACAAGCATATCTCAAAGCGGGTAAAGTTGCTGAAGCCTGGAACTTACTGCTTTCGCAGAAGTAA
- the fahA gene encoding fumarylacetoacetase: protein MIKANDPKLKSWVEVPPQSDFPIQNLPFGIFKTKYLSPVAGVAIGNHVLDLVYLHEHGYLDGLGLPPGIFNQKYLNDFMALGRKKCREVRERISELLRHDNDELRDNVAAREIALVPIGEVQMLMPVRVPNYTDFYSSEEHATNVGSMFRDPKNALLPNWKHLPVGYHGRASSIVVSGTPIHRPKGQIKLPDSEQPVFSASRKMDFELEVAFITCGETKLGQSISTAEAENHIFGFVLFNDWSARDIQQWEYVPLGPFLGKNFGSTISPWIVTLDALEPFRVAGPEQSPEVLSYLKYSGAKNFDIALEVLLQPEGDDPVTISRSNFKYMYWNVNQQLAHHTVNGCNIQVGDMYASGTISGPSPGSYGSLLELTWNGSRPLQLSDQTQRSFIEDGDTIILRGHAENNGVRIGFGLCSGKILPAL, encoded by the coding sequence ATGATTAAAGCGAATGATCCGAAATTAAAGTCCTGGGTGGAAGTGCCGCCTCAATCTGACTTTCCGATACAAAACCTTCCGTTCGGAATTTTCAAAACGAAATACCTTTCACCGGTGGCCGGTGTAGCTATCGGTAATCATGTGCTTGACCTGGTGTATTTGCATGAACATGGCTACCTCGATGGACTAGGTCTTCCTCCGGGAATTTTCAATCAGAAGTACCTGAATGATTTTATGGCGCTGGGTCGTAAGAAATGCCGCGAAGTTCGTGAGCGCATTTCGGAATTACTAAGACACGATAATGATGAATTACGAGATAACGTAGCCGCACGGGAAATAGCCTTGGTTCCTATTGGAGAAGTACAAATGCTGATGCCCGTGCGTGTACCAAACTACACGGATTTTTATAGCAGTGAAGAGCACGCTACCAATGTGGGTTCCATGTTTCGTGACCCGAAGAATGCGCTACTGCCAAACTGGAAACATTTACCGGTCGGTTATCATGGCCGCGCGTCATCCATCGTGGTTTCGGGTACGCCCATCCATCGCCCAAAAGGGCAGATCAAGCTTCCGGATTCAGAGCAACCGGTTTTTTCGGCATCACGCAAAATGGATTTTGAATTGGAGGTGGCCTTCATCACCTGTGGTGAGACTAAGCTTGGCCAATCAATATCAACAGCTGAAGCGGAGAACCATATTTTTGGTTTCGTGTTGTTTAACGATTGGTCAGCACGCGACATTCAACAATGGGAATATGTTCCACTGGGGCCGTTTCTTGGAAAAAATTTCGGATCTACAATTTCTCCGTGGATTGTTACGCTGGATGCACTGGAGCCTTTTCGTGTTGCGGGCCCCGAACAATCCCCTGAAGTACTGTCGTATTTGAAATATTCTGGAGCGAAAAATTTTGATATTGCGTTGGAGGTTTTATTGCAGCCTGAAGGTGATGATCCGGTTACCATCAGTCGCTCGAATTTTAAATACATGTATTGGAATGTGAATCAGCAGTTAGCGCATCACACCGTGAATGGTTGCAACATTCAGGTAGGCGATATGTATGCTTCCGGCACCATCAGTGGCCCTTCACCCGGATCATACGGATCGTTGCTTGAGTTAACCTGGAATGGCTCCAGACCACTTCAACTAAGCGATCAGACGCAACGTTCTTTTATTGAAGATGGGGATACTATCATTCTTCGTGGACATGCAGAGAATAATGGCGTTCGCATCGGTTTTGGATTGTGTTCAGGAAAAATTTTACCTGCACTTTAA
- a CDS encoding rRNA methyltransferase: protein MTESDIKIPEDFFIRMKGSLQRAFPDFLKSLKETSPISIRLNQHKNFSNEGEPVPWCETGRYLKTRPTFTLDPAFHAGAYYVQEASSMFLEQAIKQLDLDKKPIRILDLCAAPGGKSTHLAGLLHEDSLLVSNEVIRTRASILDENLTKWGVGNIVVTNNDPRDFENLPGFFDVIVVDAPCSGEGLFRKDHGAMTEWSVNNVQLCAKRQQRIVSDVWPALKSDGILIYSTCTYNALENEENMQWLADQHSLESVALKLDSRWGIEDVKHKNIIGYRFYPHHVMGEGFFLSVVQKRESTEPFFINRKVAPTSPSKKIQEQLSHWILDPDQFAFHQHQDLISLFSKSLVTDHLFLYQKLRIINSGTAVASVKGDKLIPEHALALSTRINREYFQTAKLNQADALNFLRKVNIHLTGYNRGHLLVTHQNLPLGWLNVLDNRSNNLYPKAWRIRMGNSPV, encoded by the coding sequence ATGACTGAATCGGACATTAAAATACCAGAAGATTTTTTTATCCGGATGAAAGGCTCCTTGCAACGTGCTTTCCCCGACTTTCTGAAAAGTCTGAAAGAGACGTCTCCGATCAGCATTCGTCTTAATCAACATAAAAATTTTTCCAATGAAGGTGAACCGGTTCCGTGGTGCGAAACAGGTCGGTATTTAAAAACACGCCCGACATTTACCCTTGATCCCGCTTTTCATGCCGGAGCCTATTATGTTCAGGAGGCCAGCTCGATGTTTTTGGAACAGGCTATCAAACAACTTGATCTTGATAAAAAGCCGATTCGTATACTCGATTTGTGTGCAGCTCCGGGAGGGAAATCAACGCACCTGGCAGGTTTGCTGCATGAAGACTCTTTACTGGTATCCAATGAAGTTATTCGTACCCGGGCATCCATACTGGATGAAAACCTGACTAAATGGGGAGTTGGAAATATTGTCGTCACCAACAACGATCCGCGCGACTTCGAAAATCTTCCCGGATTCTTTGATGTGATTGTTGTGGATGCACCCTGTTCAGGGGAAGGATTGTTCCGTAAAGATCATGGAGCCATGACGGAGTGGTCGGTGAACAATGTGCAACTCTGCGCTAAACGACAACAACGCATTGTGAGTGATGTATGGCCAGCTCTTAAATCGGATGGTATACTGATCTACTCAACCTGCACCTACAACGCATTGGAGAATGAAGAGAACATGCAATGGCTTGCTGACCAGCATTCACTTGAATCAGTTGCACTAAAACTTGATTCACGTTGGGGAATTGAAGATGTAAAGCATAAAAATATTATTGGCTATCGGTTTTATCCGCATCATGTAATGGGCGAAGGATTTTTTCTCTCGGTTGTACAGAAACGGGAGTCGACCGAACCTTTTTTCATTAATAGAAAAGTAGCACCAACTTCCCCATCAAAAAAAATTCAGGAACAACTATCCCATTGGATTCTTGATCCAGATCAGTTTGCCTTCCATCAACACCAAGATTTGATTTCACTATTCAGCAAAAGTCTGGTGACTGATCATCTTTTTCTCTATCAAAAACTGCGTATCATCAATAGCGGAACCGCAGTAGCTTCTGTAAAAGGTGATAAGTTAATACCCGAACATGCACTGGCATTATCAACACGCATAAACCGGGAATATTTTCAAACAGCTAAACTGAATCAAGCAGATGCACTTAACTTTTTAAGAAAGGTAAATATTCACCTTACGGGTTATAACCGCGGCCATTTATTGGTTACACATCAGAACCTTCCCTTGGGTTGGTTAAACGTACTCGATAACCGATCGAACAACCTGTACCCCAAAGCATGGCGGATTCGAATGGGCAACTCCCCGGTTTAG
- a CDS encoding valine--tRNA ligase, with protein sequence MSLSTKYNPAEVEEKWYTYWMENGFFHSEPDSEKEPFTIVIPPPNVTGVLHMGHMLNNTIQDVLIRKARMEGKEACWVPGTDHASIATEAKVVAMLREKGIKKSDLTREEFLKYAWEWKEKYGGIILEQLKKLGASCDWDRTTFTMDPTYYEAVIDVFVDLYNKGYIYRGLRMVNWDPLGKTALSDDEVNYKDVQSKLYYIKYAIEGASNVFVTIATVRPETIMADTAICINPNDERYKHLKGKRAIIPLINRSIPIIEDDYVTMDFGTGCLKVTPAHDLNDYELGKKHNLEVIDILNEDGSLNEKAQILIGEDRFVARKKIAKLLEEGNHLAKVEDYKSNVGFSERTDAVIEPRLSLQWFLKMDTITKPALEHVMNDDIKLIPPKFKNTYHHWMANVRDWCISRQLWWGHRIPAWYNEQGEFVVAKTEEEAKEKFKSQNKPFASIKQDEDVMDTWFSSWIWPIAVFDTSVFKDSSSKGNKDLNYYYPTNDLVTAPEILFFWVARMIIAGYEYRQEMPFKNVYLTGIVRDKQGRKMSKSLGNSPDPLDLIANFGADAVRTGMLFSSPAGNDLLYDEKLVEQGRNFANKIWNAFRLVKGWTVSDEPTPAENKIAIEWFEARVNQGLTELNDHFEKFRMSDALMTIYKLIWDDFCSWYLEMVKPEFGKPIDEVTYTNTVAFFETLLKGLHPFMPFITEELWHELKDRDAKDCILVASWPKVKSFNASIIEKSGIAQEIITQIRNARSSKGLSPKEPLKLNMDPAVDASLKNFQPIIEKLGNLAEVRITKDKEGSGTSFLVGSLEFFIPFDTAIDHEKEKASLLKDLEYQRGFLNSVSKKLENERFVNSAPAHVLEMERKKKADAEAKIKALEDSLNRLV encoded by the coding sequence ATGTCTTTATCAACCAAATACAATCCTGCTGAGGTAGAGGAAAAGTGGTACACGTACTGGATGGAGAACGGATTCTTTCATTCTGAGCCCGATTCTGAAAAAGAGCCTTTCACCATTGTCATTCCTCCGCCAAACGTAACGGGTGTATTGCACATGGGGCACATGCTCAACAACACCATACAGGATGTATTGATCCGTAAAGCCCGCATGGAAGGCAAGGAAGCCTGCTGGGTACCCGGAACCGATCACGCTTCCATTGCCACGGAAGCGAAGGTGGTGGCTATGCTACGCGAAAAAGGCATAAAGAAATCTGACCTCACCCGCGAAGAATTTTTGAAATATGCGTGGGAATGGAAAGAGAAATATGGCGGCATCATCCTGGAACAATTAAAAAAACTGGGGGCGTCATGCGATTGGGATCGCACCACCTTTACCATGGATCCTACGTATTATGAAGCGGTTATTGATGTGTTTGTTGATTTATACAACAAGGGCTACATCTACCGCGGGTTGCGCATGGTGAATTGGGACCCATTGGGTAAAACAGCCTTGTCGGATGATGAAGTAAACTATAAAGACGTTCAATCGAAGCTATACTACATCAAGTATGCCATCGAAGGTGCATCCAATGTGTTTGTGACCATCGCAACGGTTAGGCCTGAAACCATTATGGCAGATACAGCCATCTGTATCAACCCGAATGACGAACGCTACAAACACTTAAAAGGAAAACGGGCGATTATTCCGTTGATCAATCGTTCCATTCCAATCATTGAAGATGACTATGTGACCATGGATTTTGGTACAGGCTGTTTAAAAGTTACGCCTGCACACGACTTGAATGACTATGAACTTGGAAAGAAGCACAACCTTGAGGTTATAGACATCCTGAATGAGGATGGTTCCCTTAACGAAAAAGCACAAATCCTGATCGGTGAAGACCGGTTTGTAGCCCGTAAAAAAATTGCAAAACTTTTAGAGGAGGGGAATCACCTGGCCAAAGTTGAAGACTATAAAAGCAATGTTGGATTTTCTGAGCGTACCGATGCCGTAATTGAACCGCGCTTATCCTTACAATGGTTCCTGAAGATGGACACCATCACCAAGCCTGCGCTGGAGCATGTAATGAATGATGACATTAAACTCATTCCACCTAAATTCAAGAACACCTATCATCATTGGATGGCTAACGTGCGCGATTGGTGTATATCGCGACAATTGTGGTGGGGGCACCGCATACCTGCCTGGTATAATGAACAAGGGGAATTTGTGGTAGCTAAAACCGAAGAAGAAGCAAAAGAAAAATTTAAAAGTCAGAACAAACCATTCGCATCAATAAAGCAAGATGAAGATGTAATGGACACCTGGTTTTCCAGTTGGATTTGGCCCATTGCCGTATTCGACACTTCTGTATTTAAGGATTCTTCCAGCAAAGGAAACAAAGACCTTAATTATTATTACCCTACGAATGATCTGGTTACTGCACCTGAAATTTTGTTTTTCTGGGTAGCACGCATGATCATTGCGGGTTACGAATACCGCCAGGAGATGCCGTTTAAAAATGTGTACCTGACCGGCATTGTACGCGACAAACAAGGACGTAAAATGTCGAAGTCGTTGGGCAACAGCCCTGACCCGCTCGACTTGATTGCCAACTTTGGAGCGGATGCCGTGCGCACTGGTATGTTGTTTAGTTCACCGGCCGGTAACGATTTGCTTTACGATGAGAAGCTTGTGGAGCAAGGCAGAAACTTTGCCAACAAAATCTGGAATGCATTTCGTTTGGTTAAGGGCTGGACTGTTTCAGATGAGCCGACTCCTGCTGAAAATAAAATTGCCATTGAATGGTTTGAAGCAAGGGTAAACCAAGGACTTACTGAACTCAACGATCATTTTGAAAAGTTCCGGATGTCGGATGCGTTGATGACCATCTACAAATTAATCTGGGATGATTTCTGTTCGTGGTATCTGGAAATGGTTAAGCCGGAATTTGGAAAACCGATTGATGAAGTAACCTATACCAATACGGTTGCATTTTTTGAAACCTTACTAAAAGGACTGCATCCTTTTATGCCTTTTATTACCGAAGAGTTATGGCATGAATTGAAAGATCGTGATGCAAAAGATTGTATTCTTGTTGCCTCATGGCCTAAGGTAAAATCATTCAATGCCAGCATCATTGAGAAGTCGGGCATAGCACAGGAAATCATAACGCAAATTCGTAATGCACGGAGTTCAAAAGGGCTTTCACCAAAAGAACCACTGAAGCTGAACATGGATCCTGCAGTTGATGCCAGCTTAAAAAACTTTCAACCTATTATTGAGAAACTGGGCAACCTGGCTGAAGTACGGATCACAAAAGACAAAGAAGGAAGCGGAACATCTTTTCTGGTAGGGTCATTGGAATTTTTTATTCCATTCGATACAGCCATTGATCATGAAAAAGAAAAAGCAAGCCTGCTGAAGGATTTGGAATATCAACGTGGCTTTTTGAATTCCGTAAGTAAGAAACTGGAGAATGAGCGGTTTGTGAACTCAGCCCCTGCTCACGTGCTGGAAATGGAACGTAAGAAGAAAGCCGATGCAGAAGCTAAGATAAAGGCTCTGGAAGACAGTCTGAACAGACTGGTTTAG
- a CDS encoding alanine dehydrogenase, with protein sequence MAEKKKSGFETLARASLAPQEQLMAVKKGKYSFFLGLPREISLQENRITLTPDAVALLVNNGHEIWVETKAGVGSKFSDQQYSEAGAKIVYSPQEVYKADVILKIEPPTLEEIEYMRPGQTLISALQLGHLPVESIQAMLKKKITALAYEFIEDKVGGMPIIRAMSEIAGSSVMLIAAEYLSTANNGKGVILGGITGVPPTKVVIIGAGTVAEYSARAAIGMGAEVQIFDNHLYKLRRIKHLLGSQVYTSTIDTLTLSESLKTTDVVIGALRAEKGRARVVITEEMVSKMRPDSLIIDLSIDQGGCIETSEITSLKKPVFRKYDVIHYCVPNVASRVAHTATTALSNIFTPTILRAAEEGGVEAMIYSHAWFMKGVYTIKGSLTNEAVARKFGMKFKNIELLLAARL encoded by the coding sequence ATGGCAGAAAAGAAGAAGAGCGGGTTTGAGACACTAGCCCGTGCCAGTCTGGCACCGCAGGAGCAATTGATGGCCGTGAAAAAGGGGAAGTATTCTTTTTTTCTGGGATTGCCAAGAGAGATTTCCCTTCAGGAAAATCGCATTACCCTCACACCTGATGCCGTTGCTTTGCTTGTTAATAATGGTCACGAGATTTGGGTAGAGACCAAAGCTGGGGTTGGATCAAAGTTCAGCGATCAGCAATACAGTGAAGCAGGAGCCAAAATTGTTTATTCACCACAAGAAGTCTATAAAGCCGATGTGATTCTGAAGATTGAGCCGCCCACGCTTGAAGAGATTGAGTATATGCGACCGGGACAAACGTTGATCTCTGCGTTACAACTTGGGCACCTTCCGGTGGAGTCGATTCAGGCTATGCTCAAAAAGAAAATTACAGCCCTGGCATACGAATTTATTGAAGATAAAGTAGGAGGGATGCCGATCATCCGTGCTATGAGCGAGATAGCCGGCAGTAGCGTAATGCTGATTGCAGCGGAATACCTGAGTACCGCCAATAATGGCAAAGGTGTTATTTTGGGTGGTATTACCGGTGTGCCGCCAACCAAAGTAGTTATTATTGGTGCGGGAACCGTGGCTGAATATTCGGCTCGTGCGGCTATTGGAATGGGTGCAGAGGTTCAGATTTTCGATAACCACTTGTACAAGCTGCGCAGAATAAAGCATTTACTTGGTTCGCAGGTTTATACCTCAACCATTGATACGTTGACCTTGAGTGAATCACTCAAAACTACCGATGTAGTTATTGGAGCATTGCGTGCAGAGAAAGGCCGGGCACGGGTAGTGATCACTGAAGAGATGGTGAGCAAGATGCGCCCCGATTCACTTATTATTGATTTGAGTATTGATCAGGGCGGATGCATTGAGACTTCCGAAATTACAAGCCTGAAGAAACCCGTTTTTAGAAAATATGATGTGATTCATTATTGTGTACCTAACGTAGCATCTCGTGTAGCACATACCGCAACAACAGCACTGAGTAATATTTTTACGCCCACTATTCTACGGGCTGCTGAAGAAGGAGGCGTAGAGGCCATGATCTATTCTCATGCCTGGTTTATGAAGGGTGTATACACCATTAAAGGAAGTCTGACCAACGAAGCAGTTGCTCGTAAGTTTGGGATGAAATTTAAGAATATTGAATTGTTGCTGGCGGCAAGGTTGTAA
- the tsaE gene encoding tRNA (adenosine(37)-N6)-threonylcarbamoyltransferase complex ATPase subunit type 1 TsaE, which produces MQPDGATPNLVFDRVSTTGLDEVAKVLLSQMGARRVCVLQGEMGSGKTTLVKAFGKALEVVDTMASPTFSLVNEYITASGERVYHFDLYRLKSANEVFDIGAEEYLYSGQYCFVEWPEKILTLLPEEYAEVRISVEDEHHRTIEFLLHGRKEEERV; this is translated from the coding sequence ATGCAACCTGATGGGGCTACACCAAATCTTGTATTTGACCGGGTGTCAACTACAGGCCTTGATGAAGTAGCTAAAGTGTTGTTAAGCCAGATGGGCGCCCGCAGGGTGTGTGTGTTGCAGGGTGAAATGGGCTCCGGAAAGACCACATTGGTGAAGGCATTTGGAAAGGCTTTGGAAGTAGTGGATACGATGGCCAGTCCGACTTTTTCGTTGGTCAATGAGTATATCACGGCTTCGGGGGAGCGGGTTTATCATTTTGATTTATACCGGTTAAAGTCGGCAAATGAGGTTTTTGATATAGGTGCTGAGGAGTATTTGTATTCCGGCCAGTATTGTTTTGTGGAATGGCCAGAAAAGATTTTGACCTTACTACCTGAGGAATATGCTGAAGTACGAATTTCAGTTGAAGATGAACATCACCGAACGATAGAATTTTTATTGCATGGCAGAAAAGAAGAAGAGCGGGTTTGA
- a CDS encoding bifunctional response regulator/alkaline phosphatase family protein: MQRYSILWADDEIDLLKPHILFLEQRGYDITPINNGSDAVELANEKHFDVVFLDENMPGLSGLEALDQIKASKPNLPVVMITKNEEEHIMEEAIGSQIADYLIKPLNPNQILLSVKKILDNRRLIIEKTNLSYQQEFRKISMAFMDDMNHEQWADIYKKLVHWELQLDQSDNEDMSEVFDTQKIEANANFAKFVIKNYEKWLNDANADKPLLSHQLLKKKVFPLLGKEVPVFLFVIDNLRFDQWKMIEPIIDDYFTVTNEETYYSILPTTTAYARNAIFSGMMPSEMAKSQPDLWVGEDEDEGKNNFEDEFLGKQLKRNNINTKFSYHKIKNLEEGRSLADTVNNLFQNNFNVIVYNFVDMLSHARTDMAMIRELAPDESAYRSITRSWFLHSPLLDILKTISERKAQVIITTDHGTIRVKRPFKIVGDRSVNTNLRYKQGKNLGYEGGKVMEVTKPERLFLPKMNVSTSYVFATEDQFFAYPNNYNYYVNFYKDTFQHGGVSLEEMIIPLIFLNSKNAT; this comes from the coding sequence ATGCAAAGATATAGCATTTTGTGGGCCGATGATGAGATTGATTTATTGAAACCCCATATTTTGTTTCTGGAACAGCGGGGATATGATATCACGCCAATCAATAATGGTTCAGATGCTGTTGAACTAGCCAACGAAAAGCACTTTGATGTGGTATTTCTAGATGAAAACATGCCGGGACTATCGGGACTTGAGGCGCTTGATCAGATTAAGGCCAGTAAACCCAATCTTCCGGTAGTTATGATTACCAAAAATGAGGAGGAGCACATCATGGAAGAAGCGATTGGTTCGCAGATAGCTGATTATTTGATTAAGCCGTTAAATCCCAACCAGATTTTACTTTCCGTAAAAAAGATACTTGACAACAGGCGACTTATTATTGAGAAAACGAATCTTTCCTATCAACAAGAATTTCGGAAAATCAGCATGGCATTCATGGACGATATGAACCATGAACAATGGGCTGATATTTATAAGAAGCTTGTCCACTGGGAACTTCAGCTTGATCAGTCGGACAATGAAGATATGAGTGAAGTGTTCGATACTCAAAAGATTGAAGCCAACGCCAACTTTGCCAAGTTTGTTATCAAGAATTATGAAAAGTGGCTCAACGATGCGAATGCCGATAAGCCGTTGTTGTCGCATCAGTTGTTGAAGAAGAAAGTGTTTCCGTTACTGGGCAAAGAAGTTCCGGTGTTTCTGTTTGTGATTGATAATTTACGGTTTGATCAGTGGAAGATGATTGAGCCGATCATTGATGACTACTTCACCGTAACCAATGAAGAAACCTATTACTCTATTCTTCCCACTACAACCGCTTATGCACGCAATGCTATTTTTTCGGGCATGATGCCCAGTGAGATGGCTAAAAGTCAACCCGATTTATGGGTAGGTGAGGATGAAGACGAAGGAAAGAATAATTTCGAAGATGAGTTTCTTGGAAAGCAATTGAAGCGGAACAACATTAACACAAAGTTTTCTTATCACAAAATCAAAAATTTGGAGGAAGGACGATCGCTGGCGGACACGGTGAACAATCTCTTTCAAAATAACTTCAATGTTATCGTGTACAATTTTGTGGATATGCTTTCGCATGCCCGAACCGATATGGCTATGATTCGCGAATTGGCTCCGGATGAGTCTGCGTATCGTTCCATCACACGTTCGTGGTTTCTGCACTCACCTTTATTGGATATTTTAAAAACTATTTCGGAGCGCAAGGCTCAAGTCATCATCACCACCGATCACGGAACCATCCGCGTAAAGCGCCCCTTCAAAATTGTGGGTGATAGAAGTGTGAACACAAATCTTCGCTACAAGCAAGGAAAGAATCTTGGCTATGAAGGGGGCAAAGTAATGGAAGTTACCAAACCCGAGCGATTATTTTTACCGAAAATGAATGTATCTACCAGCTATGTGTTTGCCACCGAGGATCAGTTTTTCGCTTATCCGAATAACTACAATTACTATGTTAACTTCTATAAGGATACATTTCAGCATGGTGGAGTGAGTTTGGAGGAGATGATTATCCCATTAATTTTCTTAAATTCGAAGAATGCAACCTGA